One window of the Candidatus Chryseobacterium colombiense genome contains the following:
- a CDS encoding MBL fold metallo-hydrolase, with translation MLRQIAPKVFQIPLMPRNSINCYIIEGVLVDSGIRSSYTTIKKALREVPVYQHILTHAHADHQGCSDQICAEFSIPLLCHPDEVFRTETGMVTNDYPTPQHWIAKLQQKYWAGQGHQVDQTIVENDSIGNFRVIETPGHSPGHISLFRERDGVLIIGDSATNMNLLTTVAGLRLPPNMFTTDQQRNIKSLQKLAQLNPSVICFGHGPVLQNTNRKFEQFVARF, from the coding sequence ATGTTACGTCAAATTGCTCCCAAAGTGTTCCAAATTCCACTGATGCCACGAAATAGCATCAACTGCTATATTATCGAAGGTGTATTGGTAGATTCAGGAATACGCAGTTCATATACCACAATAAAGAAAGCTCTCCGGGAAGTCCCAGTTTATCAACATATTCTGACGCATGCTCATGCGGATCATCAGGGATGTAGTGATCAGATATGTGCAGAGTTCTCAATTCCATTACTCTGTCATCCCGATGAAGTTTTCAGGACTGAAACGGGCATGGTGACCAATGATTATCCAACTCCTCAACATTGGATCGCAAAACTGCAGCAAAAGTATTGGGCAGGTCAGGGACATCAAGTCGACCAAACTATTGTTGAAAATGATAGTATCGGGAATTTTAGGGTCATAGAGACGCCTGGACATTCGCCCGGACATATTTCTTTATTCCGCGAGAGGGATGGTGTATTAATCATTGGAGATTCAGCGACAAATATGAACCTGCTTACTACAGTGGCTGGTTTGCGGCTTCCGCCAAATATGTTCACCACAGATCAACAGCGCAACATCAAATCACTCCAAAAATTAGCACAATTGAACCCTTCCGTTATCTGTTTCGGTCACGGACCAGTCCTGCAAAATACAAATCGTAAGTTCGAGCAATTTGTGGCTAGATTTTAA
- a CDS encoding DUF6268 family outer membrane beta-barrel protein — protein MQTLITVRNPIREKVKIIFPFRHSAIVKRSCLCIIVSAFFLSNKSQGQIIQDVAGIAVTAHSKADFKDVPQESSLSENKFQLNSYDAWVAIPPFKVGKTSVVGNLNYRMMDFNYDTNSIQDPGRIERIHEVKSVFIIRHPISEKWSVLGMVMPTIASDFKKPLSSDDLILDGIIGVSKKFGRESNLEIGFGVHVLRSFGETLVTPGISVDYQSTDKKWLAQFYWPRLNVLYSVSPNTQIGLAGSIDWTRFNLKNYKNYDLKEVDYAQFSTIHGGLQVHQRLVGGIWLQAQAGMGLFNRYELFDINQKTVNDFSVSNMAYGKVAITYRIGRK, from the coding sequence ATGCAAACATTGATTACGGTAAGAAATCCCATCAGGGAAAAGGTTAAAATAATTTTTCCTTTTAGACACAGCGCGATTGTCAAAAGATCCTGCCTTTGTATAATCGTTTCGGCTTTCTTCCTTTCAAACAAAAGCCAGGGCCAGATTATTCAGGATGTTGCTGGTATTGCTGTCACGGCTCATTCTAAAGCTGATTTTAAAGATGTTCCTCAGGAAAGTTCTCTGTCTGAGAATAAGTTCCAACTCAATTCTTATGACGCATGGGTAGCTATACCTCCTTTCAAAGTTGGTAAAACAAGCGTTGTTGGTAATCTGAACTATCGGATGATGGACTTCAATTATGACACAAATTCTATACAGGATCCCGGTCGTATTGAAAGAATTCACGAGGTAAAATCTGTATTTATCATTAGACATCCAATTTCCGAAAAGTGGTCGGTTTTAGGAATGGTCATGCCAACAATTGCATCCGACTTTAAAAAACCGCTTTCTTCTGATGATTTAATTCTAGATGGAATAATCGGAGTATCTAAGAAATTCGGTAGGGAGTCGAATCTTGAAATCGGATTCGGAGTTCATGTCTTACGTTCTTTTGGGGAGACTTTGGTGACTCCGGGAATATCAGTTGATTACCAAAGTACTGATAAAAAGTGGTTGGCTCAATTTTATTGGCCGAGGTTAAATGTCCTGTATAGTGTAAGTCCAAATACACAAATAGGTTTAGCCGGATCGATTGACTGGACACGCTTTAACCTGAAAAATTATAAAAACTATGATCTTAAAGAAGTCGATTATGCTCAGTTTTCTACCATTCATGGAGGTCTTCAGGTTCATCAGCGTTTAGTGGGTGGAATTTGGCTGCAAGCTCAGGCCGGAATGGGACTTTTTAATCGGTATGAATTGTTCGATATCAATCAAAAAACAGTCAATGATTTTTCTGTCTCCAACATGGCTTATGGGAAAGTTGCCATTACTTATCGTATTGGCAGAAAATAG
- a CDS encoding T9SS type A sorting domain-containing protein → MKKLYIGAYLLCTVLSLSAQEVLWQKDIKSNTQDFLSQVTPTVALQYLITGSSIQSKSLSQAAGSQKQNNGYDFHLVKLNQQGEAVWEKYFVGKNHDYLSASLSTQDGGFVLAGTSYSGKGLDKKDDSKGGSDIWLIRINEFGDELWQKTIGSTSDEEARAVIQTTDLGFFVAGNVQNSAQGYGSKDVLVIKLDKDGKEISQLILGGKGLDEVEKMIPTRDGGVLLGVYSRSSEVRGSGSGLQNSETNSGTGSTTTNPVSRHPKSTNNQGEGDYWIIKLSKDGKVEWEKNYGGTGDDHLRTMAMTTSGFIIGGESRSERSGNKTVGVEEGTDLWLISLNEKGEEIWQKSYNFKNRDVLMGMHVILGHNEREKNKDLTKGILLGGYTQAEGRIETDDETFWMLYVDENGNEQWRKHVKGESRKREERLADIKLNRDGSIILAGTSAEELGKENWKIVKLGDQQVDQLIEKQDINIYPNPVSDYAYVEIGFEFKEADITMYDMSGRQLQQIKTKNKVTKINTQPLIQGAYLITIKTDTNKTANAKLIKK, encoded by the coding sequence ATGAAAAAACTCTATATCGGTGCATACCTTCTATGCACAGTTCTGAGCCTATCCGCTCAGGAAGTTCTATGGCAGAAAGACATCAAATCTAATACCCAGGATTTTCTAAGCCAGGTGACTCCCACCGTAGCCCTTCAGTACTTAATTACCGGAAGCTCCATTCAGTCTAAAAGCCTGTCGCAAGCAGCCGGCAGCCAAAAGCAGAACAACGGTTACGATTTCCATCTCGTAAAACTCAATCAACAGGGCGAAGCCGTCTGGGAAAAATACTTTGTAGGCAAGAACCATGATTACCTTTCCGCATCCCTTTCCACTCAGGATGGAGGCTTTGTTCTCGCAGGAACTTCCTATTCAGGCAAAGGGCTAGACAAAAAAGACGACTCCAAAGGAGGCTCCGATATCTGGCTTATCAGAATCAATGAATTCGGAGATGAATTATGGCAGAAAACCATTGGAAGCACTTCCGATGAAGAAGCCAGAGCCGTCATTCAAACCACTGACTTAGGATTCTTTGTCGCAGGAAACGTTCAAAACTCCGCGCAAGGTTACGGTTCCAAAGATGTTCTTGTCATTAAACTAGACAAAGACGGAAAAGAAATTTCCCAACTCATTTTAGGCGGAAAAGGCTTAGACGAAGTAGAAAAAATGATTCCCACCAGAGATGGAGGAGTTTTACTCGGAGTCTATTCAAGGAGTTCCGAGGTTCGAGGTTCGGGTTCCGGGTTACAGAATTCGGAGACAAATTCAGGTACTGGCAGTACTACCACGAATCCCGTATCCCGTCACCCTAAATCCACGAATAATCAAGGAGAAGGCGATTACTGGATCATTAAACTCAGCAAAGACGGCAAAGTAGAATGGGAAAAGAACTATGGCGGAACAGGAGATGATCACTTAAGAACTATGGCTATGACCACTTCAGGTTTTATCATCGGAGGCGAAAGCCGTTCAGAAAGATCAGGCAATAAAACCGTAGGCGTAGAAGAAGGTACCGACCTTTGGCTCATCTCCTTAAATGAAAAAGGCGAAGAAATCTGGCAGAAATCCTACAATTTTAAGAACAGGGATGTTTTAATGGGCATGCATGTCATCTTAGGCCACAATGAAAGAGAAAAAAATAAAGACCTAACCAAAGGAATCTTACTCGGAGGCTATACCCAGGCAGAAGGCAGGATAGAAACCGATGATGAAACATTCTGGATGCTGTATGTAGATGAAAACGGCAATGAACAGTGGCGAAAACACGTCAAAGGAGAATCCAGAAAAAGAGAAGAAAGATTAGCAGATATTAAATTAAACCGGGACGGATCCATTATCCTGGCAGGAACCAGTGCCGAAGAACTGGGCAAAGAGAACTGGAAAATTGTAAAGCTTGGAGATCAGCAAGTAGACCAATTAATAGAAAAGCAGGATATCAACATCTATCCGAATCCCGTATCCGATTATGCGTATGTAGAGATTGGCTTTGAATTCAAGGAAGCGGATATTACGATGTATGATATGTCAGGAAGACAGCTTCAACAAATAAAAACCAAGAACAAGGTAACGAAGATCAATACTCAGCCTTTGATACAGGGAGCTTACCTGATTACGATTAAAACAGATACCAACAAAACTGCGAATGCTAAATTGATTAAAAAATAA
- a CDS encoding N-acetylmuramoyl-L-alanine amidase, with product MRKTLYIIGLSFFVFSCTSQKNVKQNASRNNKQVVQPKTPVAKTPNEKPKPQITHEGGVDFFTTNIADATKNNNTISYGSIVSAKPAGYKVVKTYFPAVGQNFRQRYLILHYTALPDDKSITVLTQQEVSAHYLVNNTGDNEIYQLVDENKRAYHAGVSSWRSDKNLNDTSIGIEIVNAGFRTDTTKTRVFAAFSDDQVKKVAALAKDIITRYQIPATNVLAHSDIAPTRKQDPGPLFPWKKLYDEYQIGMWYDEAAKQTFLTQAQVDFTTRYNEPAFIFMIQTALQKFGYGLELTGAWDDATKKTIEAFQYHFRPQKYDGIMDAETWATLQALNQKYPIK from the coding sequence ATGCGTAAAACATTATATATCATCGGCTTAAGTTTTTTTGTTTTTTCATGCACCTCACAGAAAAATGTGAAACAAAATGCTTCGCGCAATAACAAACAGGTTGTACAGCCAAAAACTCCGGTTGCAAAGACCCCTAATGAGAAGCCAAAACCTCAGATTACGCATGAAGGAGGAGTAGATTTTTTCACAACCAATATTGCTGATGCGACTAAAAATAACAATACGATAAGCTATGGTTCGATTGTGTCGGCAAAACCAGCCGGATATAAAGTGGTAAAAACGTATTTTCCTGCGGTAGGACAGAATTTCAGACAACGTTATTTGATTCTCCACTATACCGCTTTGCCGGATGATAAGTCGATTACGGTTCTTACGCAGCAGGAAGTAAGCGCGCACTATCTTGTCAATAATACCGGAGACAATGAGATTTACCAATTGGTAGACGAGAACAAACGTGCTTATCATGCAGGAGTAAGCTCTTGGAGAAGTGACAAAAATCTGAATGACACTTCCATAGGCATAGAAATTGTGAATGCAGGGTTCAGAACAGATACTACAAAGACCAGAGTATTTGCAGCTTTTAGTGATGACCAGGTAAAAAAAGTAGCTGCATTGGCTAAAGATATTATTACAAGATATCAGATTCCTGCTACCAATGTATTGGCTCATTCCGATATTGCTCCTACGAGAAAACAAGATCCAGGACCGCTTTTCCCTTGGAAAAAATTATATGATGAATACCAGATCGGAATGTGGTATGATGAAGCGGCTAAACAGACTTTCCTTACCCAGGCACAGGTAGATTTTACGACAAGATATAATGAACCTGCCTTTATTTTTATGATCCAGACAGCCTTGCAGAAATTTGGGTATGGACTTGAGCTTACCGGAGCATGGGATGATGCTACGAAAAAAACAATTGAAGCTTTCCAGTATCATTTCAGACCTCAGAAATACGACGGGATCATGGATGCCGAAACATGGGCAACTTTACAGGCATTAAATCAAAAATATCCGATAAAATAA
- a CDS encoding helix-turn-helix domain-containing protein: protein MVKVKRITPKDFRGDYMPEMSTDFPILKTAVQIHDIGKTSGFIKVPTPLHRPEYNFIVHVTKGNAKQQVDADLISIKEHEILLVRQGNVTSLKEVSPDVEGHIILFEDQTLNQILSKQELIKLFSVNNIIHLSQENSIWLTSLFELLSTEFYSQNANLNICYSLLQAGLQKVFSSGYEPKKGVNRSAEITFNFKELVYKHYIEHKTILFYAAELSVSENYLHRCIKETIGESPKEWINKVSILQSQLLLQDLTKSISQIAFELNYGDPSYFGRLFKKISGVTPSEYRMAFMQDLSE from the coding sequence GTGGTTAAAGTAAAAAGAATAACGCCAAAAGATTTCAGGGGAGATTATATGCCTGAAATGTCGACTGATTTCCCGATATTAAAAACAGCTGTCCAGATTCATGATATTGGAAAAACATCAGGCTTTATTAAAGTGCCTACGCCTTTACACAGACCGGAATACAATTTTATTGTTCATGTTACCAAAGGTAATGCAAAACAGCAAGTAGATGCGGATTTAATATCAATAAAAGAACATGAAATCTTATTGGTAAGGCAGGGAAATGTAACTTCACTGAAGGAAGTAAGTCCAGATGTTGAAGGGCACATTATTTTATTTGAAGACCAGACGCTTAACCAAATCCTATCAAAGCAGGAACTTATCAAGCTGTTTTCAGTTAATAATATTATTCATTTATCGCAAGAAAATAGCATCTGGCTAACTTCCCTATTTGAACTTTTGAGTACTGAGTTTTATTCTCAAAATGCCAACTTAAACATTTGCTATTCACTTTTACAGGCTGGGCTTCAGAAAGTTTTCAGTTCAGGTTACGAACCAAAGAAAGGAGTCAACCGAAGTGCAGAAATTACTTTCAATTTTAAAGAATTGGTGTATAAACACTATATTGAACATAAAACAATTTTGTTTTACGCTGCTGAACTATCTGTTTCTGAAAATTATCTTCACAGGTGCATTAAAGAAACGATAGGTGAGAGCCCAAAAGAATGGATTAATAAAGTAAGTATTTTGCAAAGTCAATTGCTATTACAGGATTTAACCAAGAGCATTTCACAAATCGCTTTCGAACTTAATTATGGTGATCCCAGCTATTTTGGACGCCTGTTCAAGAAAATAAGTGGAGTAACACCTTCAGAATACAGAATGGCATTTATGCAGGATTTGTCCGAGTAA
- a CDS encoding DUF6443 domain-containing protein, producing the protein MKKIIIPISALFITGWVQAQLNTTENYVYSKTYLDYNGTTLIKTAESVQYFDGLGRPKQIVNIKASPLSKDIVTKITYDQFGRQTLDYLPVPQTGTQNGGIYTDPLANVTSTPYGTEKIYAEKQLENSPLDRILSQKQVGNAWNDKPVQFGYDANADGEVKKYITTLDQVTFKSSLPTSATYYGANQLFKNTVTDEDGNKTIEFKNTKGQVILVRKMLTATESTDTYYLYNDYDQLVYVIPPLASVISTLDQAALDNLCYQYIYDGRNRLVEKKLPGKGWEYMVDDKADRLVATQDANLRLTST; encoded by the coding sequence ATGAAAAAAATTATAATTCCCATAAGTGCCTTATTCATTACCGGTTGGGTACAAGCGCAGCTCAATACAACAGAAAACTATGTGTACAGCAAAACCTACCTTGATTATAACGGAACCACGCTAATAAAAACTGCAGAATCTGTGCAGTATTTCGATGGGTTGGGAAGACCCAAGCAGATTGTCAATATCAAAGCTTCACCTTTAAGTAAGGATATTGTCACCAAAATAACCTACGACCAGTTCGGAAGACAGACCTTAGACTACCTTCCCGTTCCCCAAACCGGAACACAGAACGGAGGAATCTATACCGATCCATTAGCTAATGTCACAAGCACTCCTTACGGAACCGAAAAGATCTATGCCGAAAAACAACTGGAAAACTCTCCATTGGATAGAATTCTGAGCCAAAAGCAGGTTGGTAATGCCTGGAACGATAAACCTGTGCAATTCGGTTATGATGCTAATGCCGATGGAGAAGTAAAAAAATACATAACGACCCTCGATCAGGTGACCTTTAAATCTTCCCTTCCTACTTCTGCCACGTATTACGGAGCCAATCAGCTTTTTAAAAATACCGTAACCGATGAAGACGGGAACAAAACCATAGAATTTAAGAACACTAAGGGACAGGTCATACTCGTAAGAAAGATGCTCACTGCCACTGAAAGTACCGATACCTATTATCTGTATAATGACTATGATCAGCTGGTGTATGTCATTCCTCCGCTGGCATCTGTGATAAGTACATTAGATCAGGCTGCTTTAGATAACCTGTGCTATCAATATATTTATGATGGCAGAAATCGATTGGTCGAAAAAAAACTTCCCGGAAAAGGCTGGGAATATATGGTGGATGATAAAGCAGATCGTTTGGTAGCTACACAAGACGCCAATTTAAGACTTACTTCAACATAG
- a CDS encoding NAD(P)H-binding protein, translating to MKKVKPVIVVFGCTGTVGTAVMQELKSRDCMVRGILRNPERSYPVPLDKTLSNIAYASADLNSINQLKEVCKGADALFLLTATDPNQVEHEINVIDAARQTGVRRIVKLSAPIVTKSKVEVSQWHSAIDQYLWQNMDEYCCLRPHSFMQNWERNTFTIQYFGKIYGALGTARRNYIDCRDVAEIAVNYLLTPEEIKEKSVVLAGPQAISHIEMAAKLSHVTGRTIEYVDVTPEELFNQLMNRAKFPVWLANHIVELDELAIKIPEPERDNITNLLSRKPRIMEEYLQENRHLFKRKPLWKLLF from the coding sequence ATGAAAAAAGTAAAGCCAGTTATCGTTGTTTTTGGATGTACAGGTACCGTTGGAACTGCTGTGATGCAAGAGCTCAAGAGTCGGGATTGTATGGTAAGAGGTATTCTTCGAAATCCTGAAAGATCATATCCGGTACCATTGGATAAGACTCTATCGAATATAGCCTATGCAAGTGCCGATTTAAATTCTATTAACCAGCTTAAAGAAGTTTGCAAAGGGGCCGACGCTTTGTTTCTTTTAACAGCAACTGATCCCAATCAGGTAGAACATGAAATTAATGTTATTGATGCTGCAAGACAAACCGGCGTAAGACGAATCGTCAAATTATCGGCTCCCATAGTTACGAAGTCAAAGGTAGAGGTTAGTCAATGGCATAGCGCAATAGATCAGTACCTTTGGCAAAATATGGATGAATACTGCTGTCTTAGACCACATTCTTTTATGCAAAATTGGGAGCGAAATACTTTTACAATTCAGTATTTTGGGAAAATTTACGGAGCACTTGGTACAGCACGAAGAAATTATATCGATTGTCGTGATGTAGCTGAGATAGCCGTAAATTATTTGCTGACACCCGAAGAAATAAAAGAAAAGTCGGTGGTTCTTGCAGGTCCGCAAGCCATTAGTCATATAGAAATGGCGGCTAAATTATCGCATGTAACTGGTCGCACTATTGAATATGTAGATGTAACACCAGAAGAACTTTTTAACCAGCTAATGAACCGGGCAAAATTCCCTGTATGGCTGGCTAACCATATTGTTGAACTTGATGAGCTGGCCATAAAAATTCCTGAACCGGAAAGGGACAATATCACCAATTTACTGTCACGAAAGCCACGCATTATGGAAGAATATTTACAGGAAAACAGACATCTGTTTAAACGGAAACCATTGTGGAAGTTGTTGTTTTAA
- a CDS encoding Crp/Fnr family transcriptional regulator, producing the protein MMNVFESYLFSTGELSAEEINYSKQFFKPVRLKKGDFFIREGEICLHIGFIANGAVKAYAIDQEGKENITCFKFENEFVTSFPEFVAQEKSRRSIKTIEDSLIYTISYADYQHLLGQLTTWNGVIKSVIEKEYKQKESYLLNYNNRSAVDKYRHVLSSEPILVQRVATQDLASYLGITQRSLTRAKGQIHRPNVL; encoded by the coding sequence ATGATGAATGTATTTGAAAGCTACCTATTTTCAACCGGAGAATTATCAGCTGAGGAAATTAACTATTCTAAACAGTTCTTCAAGCCGGTCCGCTTAAAAAAAGGTGATTTTTTTATTCGTGAAGGTGAAATCTGTCTCCATATTGGATTTATTGCTAATGGAGCAGTAAAAGCATATGCAATTGACCAGGAAGGAAAAGAAAATATAACCTGCTTCAAGTTTGAAAATGAGTTTGTCACGTCGTTTCCGGAGTTTGTTGCACAGGAAAAATCCAGAAGGAGTATAAAGACTATAGAAGATAGCTTAATCTATACAATAAGCTACGCTGATTATCAGCATCTGCTTGGTCAGTTGACCACCTGGAATGGAGTGATAAAATCAGTGATAGAGAAGGAGTATAAACAAAAAGAAAGTTATCTGCTGAATTATAATAATAGATCGGCTGTCGATAAATACCGTCATGTTCTGTCCAGCGAACCTATACTTGTTCAGCGTGTAGCAACGCAGGATCTGGCATCGTATCTGGGCATCACACAGCGATCACTGACAAGGGCGAAAGGGCAAATCCATAGACCAAATGTATTATAG
- the aspA gene encoding aspartate ammonia-lyase, whose product MENYRKESDLLGELNVPINAYYGVQTQRAIDNFKISGQLLSSYPEFIKGLAFVKKAAAKTNYELGLLNENLYFKIAETCDELINGELHEQFPVDMIQGGAGTSINMNANEVIANRVLEKLGKNKGEYEFCSPNDHINLSQSTNDAYPTAIKMGLLQMNDTLVGKLIKIVEAFREKGREFQDVIKMGRTQLQDAVPMTLGQEFEAFAATLEEDISKLNNNANLFVEVNMGATAIGTGINAPLGYATLCAKNLAEITGFPVVSAPDLVEATPDTGSYVIYSSAMKRLAVKLSKICNDLRLLSSGPRAGLSEINLPPMQPGSSIMPGKVNPVIPEVVNQVCFKVFGNDLTVTFAAEAGQLQLNVMEPVLSHAIMENIHFLSNALDTLREKCIVGITANKEVCLNMVKHSIGIVTALNPYIGYKQSTQIAKEALQTGKSVYNLVLEKGLLSQEKLDEILDPKNMLKPHNK is encoded by the coding sequence ATGGAAAATTACAGAAAGGAAAGCGATCTTTTAGGCGAATTAAATGTGCCGATAAACGCTTACTATGGTGTACAAACTCAAAGAGCAATAGATAACTTTAAGATTTCCGGACAGCTGCTGTCTTCCTATCCTGAATTTATAAAAGGATTGGCCTTTGTGAAAAAAGCAGCGGCTAAAACCAATTATGAGCTTGGTCTTTTGAATGAGAACCTGTATTTTAAAATTGCTGAAACCTGTGATGAGCTTATTAACGGAGAACTGCACGAACAGTTTCCGGTAGATATGATCCAGGGTGGAGCAGGAACTTCAATCAATATGAATGCGAATGAAGTGATTGCGAACAGAGTATTGGAAAAACTTGGAAAAAATAAAGGAGAATATGAATTCTGTTCTCCGAATGACCATATTAATCTTTCTCAGTCTACCAACGATGCCTATCCTACGGCAATCAAAATGGGATTGCTGCAGATGAACGATACTCTGGTAGGAAAACTTATCAAAATTGTTGAAGCGTTTCGTGAAAAAGGAAGAGAATTTCAGGACGTTATCAAAATGGGACGTACCCAGCTTCAGGATGCAGTTCCGATGACACTAGGGCAGGAGTTTGAAGCTTTTGCTGCTACTTTGGAAGAAGATATTTCCAAGCTGAATAACAATGCAAACCTTTTCGTAGAAGTGAACATGGGAGCAACCGCTATCGGAACAGGAATTAATGCTCCTTTAGGGTATGCAACCCTTTGTGCTAAGAATTTAGCTGAAATTACAGGTTTCCCTGTTGTGTCTGCTCCGGATTTGGTAGAAGCAACTCCTGATACGGGTTCTTATGTCATTTATTCTTCAGCAATGAAACGTCTTGCGGTAAAATTATCTAAAATCTGTAACGACTTAAGATTATTATCTTCAGGACCAAGAGCCGGACTTTCTGAAATCAATCTGCCTCCAATGCAGCCCGGATCATCTATCATGCCTGGAAAAGTGAACCCTGTGATTCCGGAAGTGGTAAACCAGGTTTGTTTTAAAGTTTTCGGAAACGATCTTACGGTAACTTTCGCAGCAGAAGCGGGACAGTTGCAATTAAATGTAATGGAACCGGTACTTTCACACGCTATTATGGAAAATATCCATTTCCTGAGCAATGCATTAGACACCCTGCGTGAAAAATGTATCGTAGGAATCACAGCGAATAAAGAAGTTTGTCTGAATATGGTAAAACACAGCATCGGTATTGTGACGGCACTGAATCCTTATATCGGGTACAAGCAATCTACCCAGATCGCAAAAGAAGCCTTGCAAACAGGAAAAAGCGTATATAATTTAGTACTGGAAAAAGGACTGCTTTCCCAGGAAAAGCTGGATGAGATTCTTGATCCTAAAAATATGCTGAAACCCCACAATAAATAA
- a CDS encoding glycosyltransferase family 2 protein: MKFLIIIPAHNEEAHLSFTLESLQQQSFKDFKVVVVNDGSTDTTPDVIKRFTDADSRFETINLQKSAHQPGSKVVAAFKNGLNTQNPEEFEIICKFDADIILPENYLQTIHDAFQNNPKYGLVGGLLYVEKNGNWIYEGNSNKNHVRGPMKAYRKECFDAMGGLRETLGWDNIDAILLENLGWKEVVLQQLQVKLLKVKGSDYIIKPADYYGRYFYFLGLNRFLAYVASSKEAMKNKSLSFFIQIVKAYERCRSQRLELKISKDEQKAINGQRWSALKKKWLKI; this comes from the coding sequence TTGAAGTTTTTAATTATCATCCCTGCGCATAATGAAGAAGCGCATTTGTCATTTACCTTAGAATCTTTACAACAGCAGAGTTTTAAAGATTTTAAAGTAGTAGTCGTTAATGACGGTTCTACAGATACAACGCCTGATGTAATCAAACGTTTTACAGACGCAGACTCGCGTTTTGAAACCATTAATCTTCAGAAGTCTGCTCATCAACCCGGTTCAAAAGTGGTTGCGGCTTTTAAAAATGGCTTAAATACCCAAAACCCTGAAGAATTTGAGATAATCTGTAAATTTGATGCAGATATTATTCTTCCTGAAAACTATCTTCAGACCATACATGATGCCTTTCAGAATAACCCGAAATATGGTTTGGTTGGAGGATTACTCTATGTAGAGAAGAACGGAAACTGGATATATGAAGGGAATTCCAATAAAAACCACGTTCGTGGACCGATGAAAGCCTACAGAAAAGAATGCTTTGACGCGATGGGCGGATTGAGGGAAACGTTAGGGTGGGATAATATTGATGCCATTTTGCTTGAAAATTTAGGCTGGAAAGAAGTGGTTTTGCAGCAACTCCAGGTAAAGCTATTAAAAGTAAAAGGAAGTGATTATATCATAAAGCCGGCAGATTATTATGGCAGATACTTTTATTTCTTAGGATTGAACAGGTTTCTTGCCTATGTCGCCTCATCAAAAGAAGCGATGAAAAATAAATCCTTATCATTCTTCATACAAATCGTTAAAGCTTATGAAAGGTGTCGTTCCCAACGATTAGAACTTAAAATTTCAAAAGACGAACAAAAAGCAATTAATGGCCAGCGTTGGAGTGCTTTAAAAAAGAAATGGTTGAAAATTTGA